AGTTCCCAGATACATCTGGCTAAAAAAATATCCGCAAACCATGCTAAGTCACCTGagtttttgatatttttcacCTCGTTGGCGCTGGCCAACAGCGGCTACTCCAGCTCGAACCGCTTCCGGTGTTGAAGGTGGGTCAtcttcaatttatttattgagCAGCGAAGGCATATATGCGTCCGTAAATAGGAAAAGCCGTCAAAGATGGGCCGCTGTTCATATGGGACAGATCAATCGCCAACAAATTCATCAGTTTATATTCTGGGTGTCGTCGACAAGGGGCAGTCCGGCCAGCCCGGAATTAAACGGCAAAATATAAACGCAATTTATTTCAGCCGAGAATTTTCCTTCAATCAAATTTTATGTGATGCGCATTATTCAGCGCTAAACATATATTTTAGCGCTTGCGCGTTTCGTAAGTCATATGATAGAAAAAATTGGCCTAAAATCAACGCATCGTAGTCGAGTGATCTATAGATCACTAACGTCATACGCGCAACGATATCGCTATATCCAACGCAAACCATTTGACATTTTTCGCCAAACGAGCCGCCTAAACATTGGCCAAGCGACGATTAGCGCTAAGATAGAGAACGGACTCGATAGCGACTAGCGCTAATATAATAGACGGACGCGCGCAACTAGTCAAGTGGccgcaattgtttttttgtcgcAACTCGTTAAATAACCGAAGCGCTGGCACGTTTTATAAATAATGCGATGAAGTGAATTGCGCTAAATATAGCGCTTCGCGCGCAAGTTTATCAAAACTACATCACTAGCGCCATGCGCGCTTAGATAGCGCTAGATCTAGCGTGAAACATttaatataattatttttcgtGCGAGCCGCTAAAAACAACGGGCGATCGACAACGCAAAAATAACGCAAGGCGCCGCGATAAGTGCCGAAATAACGAAAGGGCACGCCCTACTCGCCCAACTAGTCGCCGCAATTGTTGGTTTACTTTGCACGTCCGTTTAATTAAATTTAGTGCAATGCGTGATATGTAGCGTTAAATATTGATTTTAGCGCTTGTTCTTTTCGTAAATTATATGATGGAATGAATTGCGCTAAATTGATCCTTTTTGCGCAATTTAATAAAAAGTGCCCTGCGCTCTTAGTAGAGCTTTTAGTGCGAAATATTTAACCTCATTATTTTCGCGTAGATACCCAACTGTTACAGCGGACGGGCTGCACTAAGCGATCAAATAGCGGACGGCGCGCGCTATTCGTCCAACCAGTCGCCGCAATGGTTTTTTTGTGTCTCAGTGATGTTATTTGTCTACGCATACGGCGTTTTGGCAGGCGATTTCCGTCGGTGAGCTGGTGTAGAATTTGCCGTTGCATTCAGACCCTACGTTTTGGTCGTCTTCGCAATCGTAATGACGTGGGCCACGTCTGGTTGTGGTGAATGCTGTGGTCGTTGCCACATTCAGCTTCCCGTTGGTAATATGTTGCTCTACATTTGCCGGGATTTGTAGGAACCGGGCGAGAACGTCCTCGCTTCGTTTGAGATGATAGGGCTCAGCCGCTCAGCGCTTATCCCTAGCCATCTAGGGGGAGAGTGAATGTGGCTATGTTTTGGACCGCTAGGTGGCTATCCGTTTGAATAACTTTCATGggttttatgtaaaaaaagggggggaaatgcaaaataatattaaagaataattctaattatttcggtttatttattttgcaattaaaaggtagcatttttcattaaattaagaaaagatcacagcaaaaaagaaagcatAGCAACGGTGTTAAGCAGACGACGATAGCAGACTAAGGTTGGATTGACGAAAAAAGTATCTGTATTTCGCTGCTACAAACGGCGCACCAATGCACCATACATTTTTACGTAATTTGTCATGGCAGAAGTAAGTTCATTGAGTGAGTCGGAAAATTATGTGGAAAGTGATTTCGAAACCTCATcaacagaagagaaaaagaagaaaaatgtttatcccaagaggaaaagaaaatatcaTCATTTATCCGAGCATTTTTCCAAGTCGAAGAACAATGTAAAAGTAAAGTCTAGTTCCACTGCTGGAAAAACTTTTACTTATCTTGGAAAAactaggaagaaaaaaaaattcaactctTAGTGGTGATTCCCTTCAACATTCTTCGCAATCCGTACAACAGCCACAAACTGTTTCATCATTCACTACCCATCATTCAGCACATGACATAGCGACTGATGAATTCCCATCAGCTATCAGCCTTGAAGATCTTGGTTACTATGAAAATCCAgtacaattttattttggttataTAAATAAAGTGAAATTGTATCTTTGCAGATAACCTAAGAAGAGAAGTGAAAAACGACTTAGAAAGCATGCAGGTAAGACAACATCGAACATGGCAAGAACGACAAACATTTGGTGCATGGGGACAGCATGctagaagaagaatttttacAGAATATGTATCAAGACAGCCACTATTTCATTCAAAATGTGACCAGTGTCATGGTGATTTGAACTTCTACGCTGTGAGATGTATGACCTGCAAAAGACACCTTTGCCATCAATGTGATGCAAACACACACTCCAGCATGCCATTTCATCGAAGACTATTGTGTTCTTGCGAAACCCTGGAAACATTACAGCCCCATCATTTTATCGATGAAGAAGGAAACATTATAACAAAAGGTATCtgtctaaaaataaaaattcagacACACGTGTTTCTCAACTATTATGCTCTTTTACAGATGTTTGTTTACCATGCTTTGTGCCTCTTAAATGCTGTGATGTAAAGTGCCTTGGATCGATGTCGCTTACACCCAATCTCACAGAATCAATCGTGGTTGTCACTGAGCAAGGTAAAAATAACATTCAATGTAGACCGTATTCTAAAGACTAtctaataatttaaaaaataattggacagGTCGGTTTCTGTTAAAGGGAACTAATTTTGTTTGTGATAGTTGCCATACTGTTAGGAAAGCCACTATCGACGACTATatattttctggttttttccCTGCAAGTTTATCAGAGAAAGTTACATATCTTTTTTCAGAAGAGGCACTTCTATTAGGGTATCACATTTCCCACAAGTGTCCAGGTTCTTCAAAGAACATGTACGCTCGCACTCTTGAAGACGTATCTAAAGAATATGGACGGGTACGTGACACAAAGCAGTacaatttcttcaattgtTATAATTATGATTTGGTTGATTTGGAAGAATGGACCGATTAACGTACCGTTATTTACTACTGCGGAAAGAGAGTGGGAAACCTGTCGCCACTATATTGACCAAGAAGTGCTGAAAAGAGACAAAACTCATTGCCCAAGTTGTGGGAAAGAACCTTTAGTCAGATCTTCTGACGCTATCGTAAAATTGAGGCGCTTAAGCTCGGCTGGAAAAGTGCACAATCCAGAAAACGAAAGAACGTAAGATGCTTGTACAAGAAAACACGACAAAGACTGGTcttaagttttattatttcaatagAATTGAACAGCCACAGGCGAGGTTTGGAAACTTAGTTATCAAATCCGATACAGAAGTTGAAAATTTCCGTCAAAGGATTTACAACAAAGTTTCTACTGTACGcaattacatttcatttgaaactaCTAGATTTGACATGCTGGACTACGATATGATTAATCATAATTTTATAGTATTTTTAATTCCCATATCTTATTTTgtagacaaaaaagaaacagatgtGTGGGGGATCGGCTTTTAAGGCCGCAAGAGAAGACTCCAATGAACAAAGAAGTATGACGAGACTGGGCTCGTCGTTAGCTCTTGCAAGCACTGCGTTGTACCATACGCAATCAACATGTTTAAAGGTGAATCGTGGACCCATACTGCATTTATGCACAACGAAGCCATGAAAAGTAACGCCAAATTCTTCTGCTACGACGTGGTATGCCAATACTGGAAatggatgaaaacaaaagtggCTCGTCATTTTCCTGAATACCGTAATCTAACAAGTGAAATGACAGGAATCTTGCCTATCATGCATAAGAATGCACATAAATTGCCATGCAAGGCATTATATCAATAAATTATGAAGCAAAGTCTTCTCTCAAGCTTGAAATATATATGTACAAAACAGATTTTATGGAATCCCCGCTGGACAACTGGAATGGGCTTAACTGGAGGAGAAGAGCACGAGCAAGTTTTCTCCAAATTGTATCTATATGCTTATGTGCTAAAGCATATGGCCAAACATAGTAATAGAGCTTCTTACTGTATTTATTAGCAAACATTGTTGCATTGTTAACTATTAATTCAACGATTTTACTCTTACTTCATTTAGACAGAAACGATTTTTTAACATTAGCTATTCTTTATTGGAACTGgggtaaaattgaaaatatgcATTTCCTTCTACGCAAAAAGCTAGAAAAAGTAAACAACTTTGCAATACAGGTTGaataattatttgaaaataacgaaaattttcttaggcaagaaaggaaatcaaacaagGCACTCCAAAACTCGAGAAATTGTTGGAAACCCATAACCTCGTATATAATGATCTTCCACTGATTCACAAGGAGCTGGAGACAAAAGCTAAGGCAATTCTTgaccaaagaaaaaccaaaaagactACAGTTGATACACTGAGAAGAATGCTGGAGGGCTTACATGCTCATTTAAAgactacttccatttctatcTCTAAAGAAGCAGGtatattacaaaaaataaattgagaCCGCATTACTTACTCAGAGTATCGAACTTgtactaaaaagaaaattcgaagAGTCGCACTAAATTAAGGCGGGTTTTGACGGAAACTAAACGAAAGGCTTTGGAAacgattgaattaattaattctaAGGATACAACGCTTCCAATTTCTTACGAGGATTTCAATGAAGGTGTCTTTCCTTGGGAAACAGTTCTGGATCGGGATGACACGCACTTTCCcacacgtaaaaataaaaaaattttacttttttaagtaaaaacttcATTTCGTCGTTTTTGCAGTTTTCCTTGCCGACAAATATAATATTGTTGATTGTTGGATGCTATTGAAAAGAGCAAGGGAGGAAATTACATTGAGTAAGAATGAAATGATAAACTACATGCGATTCCTCATTGATAAACGGTCATCACTACAACAACCAAGTCAAAAACATACCGGAGAAGACGAGAAATTTGCGAAAGGGAAATCCGTCATGAAAGTTTCTGAAGTTCATCatcttaatttaaaaattcaaatggctctaacaacatttaatttaaaGTGCAACCAGGATTTTTCAGATTTCGTATgtgaaacacaaacaaatcatTCTGAACCAGAATTTGAGTTTGACACATCTGATGAAGACAATTACGATTCTCTCTCAGAATCCGAATATTCtgatgaagaaacagaaagCTCATCTAGCTATTCGGAAGATGATGAATCTGcaatataatttaaaatacaaatTGCATAATTCTTACTAAAagttatgaaaaataaatgtttgacTCTTTTAAAGCAATATTGTATTTAATAAAAGTAAGAGAACCTTTTCTCTGATCCGTCCCgttgcaaaattaaaataataactaaTTGTGGTGCTTGAGAGACGTCAACCGAACAAACGAATCGAAACACCAAGGTAATTCTTCTGAAAAGGCTTTGtctaaaatttttaaatttcttttttggcttttaatatt
This sequence is a window from Daphnia magna isolate NIES linkage group LG7, ASM2063170v1.1, whole genome shotgun sequence. Protein-coding genes within it:
- the LOC123474556 gene encoding uncharacterized protein LOC123474556, which translates into the protein MQVRQHRTWQERQTFGAWGQHARRRIFTEYVSRQPLFHSKCDQCHGDLNFYAVRCMTCKRHLCHQCDANTHSSMPFHRRLLCSCETLETLQPHHFIDEEGNIITKDVCLPCFVPLKCCDVKCLGSMSLTPNLTESIVVVTEQGRFLLKGTNFVCDSCHTVRKATIDDYIFSGFFPASLSEKVTYLFSEEALLLGYHISHKCPGSSKNMYARTLEDVSKEYGRNGPINVPLFTTAEREWETCRHYIDQEVLKRDKTHCPSCGKEPLVRSSDAIVKLRRLSSAGKVHNPENERT
- the LOC123474557 gene encoding uncharacterized protein LOC123474557 → MKQSLLSSLKYICTKQILWNPRWTTGMGLTGGEEHEQVFSKLYLYAYVLKHMAKHNRNDFLTLAILYWNWGKIENMHFLLRKKLEKARKEIKQGTPKLEKLLETHNLVYNDLPLIHKELETKAKAILDQRKTKKTTVDTLRRMLEGLHAHLKTTSISISKEAENSKSRTKLRRVLTETKRKALETIELINSKDTTLPISYEDFNEGVFPWETVLDRDDTHFPTLFLADKYNIVDCWMLLKRAREEITLSKNEMINYMRFLIDKRSSLQQPSQKHTGEDEKFAKGKSVMKVSEVHHLNLKIQMALTTFNLKCNQDFSDFVCETQTNHSEPEFEFDTSDEDNYDSLSESEYSDEETESSSSYSEDDESAI